A segment of the Mercurialis annua linkage group LG4, ddMerAnnu1.2, whole genome shotgun sequence genome:
CATCCTGATGTTGCTTTTTACCAGATGAGTCGTCGTGATCATCTTCTTCTCCTAATTCTCTTCCCCGCTTACAATTATTGTTCTTCTCCATTTGGATGGTTGTTAATGGCGATTTGTGTGTGTAGTAAAGAAGAATGTGAGATTGAGGAGAGTAagagaaatgaaatgaaatgggGATTTTGGAGGTAAATGAGGCGTTTCAACCACATACATTAGTGTTTCTTTTTTCTGCGACGTTGGAGTTTGTTTCCTATTTTTCCGTTGAGTTCATCCTTCCTTTTCATTTTCCTCTATTTTTACTTTCCTCTCTCTCATCTCTTTTTCTTAATTGGCATTACAGAGTATCTTTccaagaaataataaaaaatggagAGCTCCATTTGGTAGGGTATAAATGAGTTGGTCTACTTGTGAGTTATTTGATACTTGTTCGAAAAGTTGAACGGAGCTCGAGCTACGCCAATTTCAAATCGAACTGAATTTGAATACCAATTAAAAAGAGACTCCTAAGGCCCTTTTAACCTGAACAACAAGCAATGTTATTTATTGAACCTAAATAGAGTTTAGATGTCTGTTTCAGTTCGAATTTTAActcacatttaaaaaattatgctcATTCGAGTTTAGTATAATTTGAACTAAATCATCTCGTTCATACTCCTATTAGTTACTATTGTTTAATAATATAGGCCAGTTTCTACCAAAAATCCCTAGCTGTTTTGGCAGAACTAACATTAGGTCATAAAAAAGAAAACTATAAATAGTACACAATAATAGGCAAGTAAAATACAGTGTTTTCATGACTAAATAAACGATAAATGATGACAAAAAGAGAAGTAACAACAGCAATATCCTGAAGCTTCCTACATTAATTCCTCCTATACAAGCCAAAAGTCTATCTTACATATTTGCACAAACAAATAAAGAGGCTCATTTACAGCTCATTAGTACAGAGTTTATGACATGCATAAGAAGACGTATACTGGCCGCTTCTGCAGCGGACGTAGCAGGTAGATTTCTTTGATGGCTCAATATCTGATACACCTGATCAAATATCGGTCTCACGTGCACTGCGATCATTGGATCTGCCGGGTTTATAGCAACAGCCACGTCCGTCATCCATGCCAGCTTCTTAGATGTTTCCTTACTGATATCGCAAGCTAACTGCTGGAGAAGCGCTAGCACCACGCCTTGACTTAATGCTAGTGGCACCGTCGACAAAATCCCTTGTAGATCAACCTAGTCACAGAAAACAGTGAATTAGTCAACTTTGAGGCCAACAAATTTAACTTGATCCTCCATTATTTCATATTGATACATAACTTGGTACAATTTTAGCCTCCTAGTGGAACTGGTCAACTGATCTCTAGTTATAATTAGTAATAAATCGTTTGGTTCAAACAGACAAATGAGGATAGATATGGTCATACGAGCACAGATGAAAGGGCAAGGAAATAGCTCAACACTAGCAAGAGAACAAGGGACGTGTTTGAACAAAGTTAGATAGATGCGACTTGGTTTTATTCATCTGTCTAGCTTCCgcagtaatttatttagaacaCATTAGACGCACATGTCAGTGTGGATATGTGGCTTTTAATTCAAAACGAAAAGGTTAACACTTCCCAGGAAGCAGCAATTTCATAAGAAATGACGCGCGGGAATAATTTTTTCACTTCAGCGGACTCCAGAATGGTGTAAATATTTCTTAAATTGTACATATTATCCACAAGTAATGGCAAATTTTACCTGACCACATAACCAGGAAACTATTGAGACATCACTTCTCTGCAGGGCTGCTGTGAATGCTTCCTCAAATTTGCGTTCGGATATCATTCTAGATAACTCTTTTGTTGGATCTAAAGGTGCCTCAGCCTGCCAATAACACAGCTGTACATGTTAgaagcaataaaaaaaattcattaagttGGGAAGCAAGAAAATTATCGCTGTTTGCAGGAATATAGCTACTCTTTACATCCTTAACATTTGATGATAAACAAAAGTGACATTATACCTCGTGTAAATTAGCTAATGGTCCATTACTTAAAGAGGGATTTCCCACTTTGGAGTTTGAACCAGCAGCTGCAAGAGCTAAGAGCTTGCGTTGTCCCTCAGCTAATTCTCCACTTAGGGTCTGAGCAACTGATGTTGCTGAATTTATAGCATCCTGCACTTGTCAAAAAATGGCAAGTTAAATTCAATAAGATAGATTGAAAAGGCAACATCGCAAAGCAACCTGCCGGGCTCATTTACAAAATACAGAAAATGTTCCAGAACTACAGAAAATATGAAAGCTACTTGGGTTGCATTGTTTGAAGACCATAAGACAATCTCATGGGAAACAAAGAATGTATTATTCATTGCAGTCTTAAGTCCGCAAAGGCAAAGAAAAAGTATATAAAGCAGCTTGTATAGAGTCAAGTTAAAGAGAATAGGCTAGagcaaataaaaaagataacaaaaatataCTCAACTGCTACCAACAGTAGGTATCATAATTTCACTTACCCTCAGAGCAATGGCCAAGTGAGAATTTGCTGAGTCAAACTGCTGCTGAGTGGAATTTAGATGATTAATGAGCCCCTTTTGGAATGTGGCATCAATTTGTTCAAACATAGACTTGCATGACATTTCGAATGCAGGAATAATTGCAGCTTCAAGGGTAGATCTTAGAGCATCCTGCATATAAATAACATAGGTTATTAGTGACAGATGTGCTAGTCTTATGCTTCTTAAAGAAAGCTTTTCGATGCAAGTAAAGAACAAAACCACAGTTCAGCAAGGGAAAACAAAATATCCATTTGTCTATACAACTTCCAAATCTAAACAAAAAAGTAATATAGACGAGTCGCAAAGAGTTCAGCTGAAATTTCAACAAGTAAAATAGCCGTTAAAGCCAATTAATTTCAGCATCTTTTTTAGAGAGCTCATAGACAACTCAAATAACCTGAAGAGCTTGCTTCCCAGAAGTTTGGAATTGTGACTGAATTTGCCTGGCCACTGTGCCTTCAAGTTTTGAGCTGACAGACTTTTCTAGTTGATTAACTGCCTTCTCCCCCACCCCTTTCTgcaatataaacataaaaaagtcTCCATTATTCAAAGCGCGAGAAAAGGGAAATGTTGCAATATGGCATGGGACTTGAAACGGTTAAGTCTCATATCTTAAGCATGAAATGGATCAAGTCCTCAATGCAAACAACACAGCCATTGGTTGGAAACTTAAACAGCACTAAACATGCTGGACCCATCACTGATTATGACTAATGAAAATGTTAATAAATGGAGCATAGTTATCACCACAACCCAAAATATGAAGCATTTTGATTCATAaggtaattaaaaacaaacaagGTCATAGATGTTGACagatgaaaaaaattaacaataaaccTGGAATGACTCTGTAATAGCAGATGATATGCTTTTCTCGAGGATGGGAGTTACTGCACGAGCTACAGCAGGTCCAACTGCAGCTATCTCCTTCTTTAAAATTTTCTCTAAAGTGCTTGGCAAATCCTTGTTTAGAAAGTTTGTAATCAAATTTGTTAACTGCTGCATACGATCTCGCTCTAATTTCTCATGCTTAGCATTTTCTTCTTGAAAACGGGCCCATAGAGCATCAGTGTTAGCTTTAACAACTTTCTCGACACTACGACCTAAGGATGCTTCCAACCTTTTACCTTCTTTAGAAACTGGAACAGAGATCATCATGTTCATCTGCTTTTGCATCTCTTTCTGCATGTTAAATAACTAGAGAACAAGAAGAAATAGTTAGTCATTTTCAGGTTAACATGCGACAATGAATGTACAAGTCAAGCTAGTTTACACATGCAAAAGATAATCATGACATATTCAAGCAAATTTGGGCTTAATTGACTGGATTTGTCTGTTTAGTTATTTTTGCATGGCTAAGCAATATTCTCAAGTCCAACACATACTGAAATTAACGCAAAGCAaaagttttaaaagaaaaaagaaattgatgTACCAGACAAGTTACAAGTTGGATCATGACAATAAAAAGATGTTTGATAATGCTTATTAGAACTATTAAAAAGTATCCGCATGGTTGCATTTAggataattcaaaattaaaatattaatcacCTGATCAAGTGTATCTTGCATAGCTGATAATTGAGATAAAGCAGCATCAGACTGAGCACCAGAGCTGCTACTCGGTTCATTGGACGAATCTGTTGAGTCGAAAGGACTTTGAGAAGGGGAAGATAGACCAGACAGTTGCGAACCTTTCCCCTTCTGTTTTTTTCCTTTTGTAGATGGGACCGCTGACTGTGAGACTACCATGGGAGTTTCTGATTCACCAACTGTTGCATGCATGTCTCTTGTCATATCTTGTTCTTCATATCCACCAGCATTAAGAGGCCTATCTGGTGCTTCAGCGACACTACTACATTCAGGAGACTTCCGAGTTCCTCCAACATTATAATCTTCTACACAACTATCTCTAGTCATCTGGATACTGAGATCTGAGGCCTGAGAGTAGAAGGATTTTTCCTTTTTCTCAGGCACAGTGATATGGGATTCTCTAGGCAAGTCAAAGTTGTTACTTTGATTGTTTCCTGCCTCTCCAACAACCTTAACCTCTACTTCACCATCTTCCATATCATTGTTGACAACCACATCCTGAGCCTTTGCCTCCCCTGCATTCATGCCCTGATTAATCTGATGATTCTCAGAGGATGAGGGAGACCTGGACAGTATCTCTGAAGGGGTTATAAGATGTGTCGGATGTTTAAACATCACATGAGGTTCAGGAACCACTGAGATGTCAGTTTGTGCTATGTTTTTCTCACTGTTCCCCAAGGCCTCAATCGAGGAAGTGGCAACAGCTATGTTTTTTTCTTCTATAGTGTCCTTTCTGTGTTCTACCAAATAATCTGGAACAGGCTGGTCAGCACCATGATCATTGAGTTGCATATTAGGCTCCATGCTATTTGGTGAACCTTGAAAACCTGATAACTTTCGAGATAACTGAGGACTCAAAAGAAGTGGAGGAGACACATTTTTTATAGATTCACTACCATGTACAGTAACCTTCAATTCTACAACGGAAGTTGCACTATCTGGTAATGTAGTAACCTCATAAGAACCCAATCTTTCAGGACGGCTTGTTGTGAGAGCAAAAGCATTTTCAGAACTGCTTGAAACCATAGATGGTGTCTTTGCCTCTTTACCTATGGGCCCCTCAGTTGTTCTATTTCCATTAGATGATTCCAGGGTAGTCAAATTGTCAGAAGTAGAAGCATCAAGAGCACGAGAAACATTGGTTTCTGTTTTCTCCAACTCCATGTTCTCCAAAGGTGGTGGTAGGCACTGTGACAAATCCAGTGCATACTGCTGAATAGCTTGAGTTTGAACACAATAAACCTGAACAATATGTTCTCCGCTTGGTAAAGTATCACTAGTTCCAGTAAGACTCAAAATAGGCATTGTAACTGTAAATCCAGCTATGTAATCCATGCGTGTTGCAGCTGGATAAGGTCCATATTCTATGTGTATTGCATAGATAGCGTTCTTCTTGGCATTTGCTAGCAAAAATAAACCAGCACGGGGCAGTGCTACAACTTGATTGAAGAATGCACCCTCAACACTAGATTCAGCAGAGCTCTTTAAGGTCAAAGTCTGACTACATTGCCATAATTCAGCATCACTAGGCAACAGCCAGCCTTCCTCGCTTGTGGAGACCCATATCTTCACTTCCTGATTTAATGAGCCCTATGAATAAGACAAATTTCACCGAGGTTTAGTCTGAAGTGCAAGATGAAATGTACTTAATGAAAGCTCTGATTAACGTCCAAATGCAAGCAGTATGGTCAGGAGAGGAGACcatgttatcatactatttCAATAATTCAAAGGAAAAAAGATTGAAGACTTGCACATAGAACTAATCTGTGTGCTCACTGAAGGGGAAAAAGAATAGGATTTACCCCAGTTATAAGAACGATATGATTAGGGCGTTCAGGTGCAGTCAAGAATGCCACACAATTCACCGGGTTACCATCATGTGGTCTTAAAATTGCAAGTGGTGCTGCCTTACGATCTTCCCAAATCTTGACCTGAAGAGGATAATGGGTGATCGTGAATATCAGacaaaaaaagggaaaaataaATAGACTATGTAATGAGCACACAACAAACTCATGCCTGCCAAATAATAAATGTGAGTTATGCACACAATTGCAACAAAATTCCAATTTCTATTACTTTTGTTGTATTTGCATTTGATGGGAAGGAGGGGGAATCTGGGATTGAAAACTATAAAATCCTTAACTATAACATAAGGATAAACTGGAACATTACCAAGCAAACAaggtaaagaaaaagaaataaaaaaaggaagaaa
Coding sequences within it:
- the LOC126676378 gene encoding enhancer of mRNA-decapping protein 4-like, encoding MASSAAGGGSNQGGGSGGFDMNKLFKPPPPSSSPNVMNNLIQPSAPPSQLQPPPMSPTAAHPLATSPSFPLPSTLPSSSSPPYLTPSSSYPPPSGPYHHHPYHPPPPPHYLSPYPPPQQFHPHPHQFLPNLHQHQQLHNNIRPPQQQLPNPNPNPIPGSGSSGVIMDMLTNQNQQYHQQPNGGPASPVPSAPPVSVASPTHSYIPSPIRMLSTKLPKGRHLIGNHLVYDIDVQLQGEVQPQLEVTPITKYVSDPGLLLGRQIAVNRSYICYGLKPGAIRILNINTALRSLLRGHNQKVADMAFFAEDVHLLASTCIDGRVFVRKINEGPDEEEKPQIFERVVLALQVISNEESVHPRVCWHPHKQEILMVAIGKHILKIDTIKVGKGEVFSAEKPLNCPIDKLIDGVQLVGKHDGEVTELSMCQWMTTRLASASADGTVKIWEDRKAAPLAILRPHDGNPVNCVAFLTAPERPNHIVLITGGSLNQEVKIWVSTSEEGWLLPSDAELWQCSQTLTLKSSAESSVEGAFFNQVVALPRAGLFLLANAKKNAIYAIHIEYGPYPAATRMDYIAGFTVTMPILSLTGTSDTLPSGEHIVQVYCVQTQAIQQYALDLSQCLPPPLENMELEKTETNVSRALDASTSDNLTTLESSNGNRTTEGPIGKEAKTPSMVSSSSENAFALTTSRPERLGSYEVTTLPDSATSVVELKVTVHGSESIKNVSPPLLLSPQLSRKLSGFQGSPNSMEPNMQLNDHGADQPVPDYLVEHRKDTIEEKNIAVATSSIEALGNSEKNIAQTDISVVPEPHVMFKHPTHLITPSEILSRSPSSSENHQINQGMNAGEAKAQDVVVNNDMEDGEVEVKVVGEAGNNQSNNFDLPRESHITVPEKKEKSFYSQASDLSIQMTRDSCVEDYNVGGTRKSPECSSVAEAPDRPLNAGGYEEQDMTRDMHATVGESETPMVVSQSAVPSTKGKKQKGKGSQLSGLSSPSQSPFDSTDSSNEPSSSSGAQSDAALSQLSAMQDTLDQLFNMQKEMQKQMNMMISVPVSKEGKRLEASLGRSVEKVVKANTDALWARFQEENAKHEKLERDRMQQLTNLITNFLNKDLPSTLEKILKKEIAAVGPAVARAVTPILEKSISSAITESFQKGVGEKAVNQLEKSVSSKLEGTVARQIQSQFQTSGKQALQDALRSTLEAAIIPAFEMSCKSMFEQIDATFQKGLINHLNSTQQQFDSANSHLAIALRDAINSATSVAQTLSGELAEGQRKLLALAAAGSNSKVGNPSLSNGPLANLHEAEAPLDPTKELSRMISERKFEEAFTAALQRSDVSIVSWLCGQVDLQGILSTVPLALSQGVVLALLQQLACDISKETSKKLAWMTDVAVAINPADPMIAVHVRPIFDQVYQILSHQRNLPATSAAEAASIRLLMHVINSVLMSCK